One Drosophila willistoni isolate 14030-0811.24 chromosome 2R unlocalized genomic scaffold, UCI_dwil_1.1 Seg167, whole genome shotgun sequence DNA segment encodes these proteins:
- the LOC6651770 gene encoding integrator complex subunit 14: protein MPTIIALDASLSMIRPIPGRNEHTYQSLAVKGIQNLLDNLTAAGKLEHVALVSFSTVTELKVDFTRDYEQIRQAVKKIEPLDKACFITMLQTVVQLMASWGSQNILQLVVFTDCGLGFGSTSLSGFIEAYTGKESEAEYGWLKTLAAYNINIVCLGLHADHYFTRGLTVYQQLLDVAHLKGQLFTTKPVKQLVDGASNGGEAPSTGSHKSELGRTTVFELVERLCESSYKSTEVTLKCGSYFRMETPVLLWPPTSHEPKLCHIEPIIEVRGFLALSDIGSPAILSRHWVLPKFEREKPTSRRSGSMAAVAKPPKLDINNPNYEMEKLEQDIRDFYAKDSKEADAGESGDDADVTIVLKHSSGPLQMEQQKESFCVLLHGALKMENMAALVQLADKWYGFIYAFNDAKKKSNLMLNILPPGTNVIPWLGDLELLGFTEDLAPGETASFPVRAERRSYSQSSVVWIRQASLQSDVQKVLRHAKKMPDKTQHFYKELNRIRRAALALGFVELLEALAMLLEKEFAHLSLNGASSECTMQLQHAATELRKTSNRDIKSTIAPLQKVGTGDSSSGTSASTSTPGYLY, encoded by the exons atgccAACAATTATAGCGTTGGATGCTTCGCTGTCCATGATTCGTCCCATTCCCGGACGAAATGAGCACACATATCAATCCTTGGCTGTCAAGGGCATACAGAACCTTTTGGATAATTTGACTGCAGCTGGCAAACTGGAGCATGTGGCTCTTGTTTCATTCTCAACTGTTACCGAACTCAAAGTGGATTTCACCCGGGACTATGAGCAAATCCGGCAAGCAGTGAAAAAGATTGAGCCATTGGACAAGGCATGCTTTATAACCATGCTACAGACGGTGGTTCAACTAATGGCCAGTTGGGGTAGCCAGAATATATTGCAATTAGTTGTTTTCACCGACTGTGGTCTTGGCTTTGGGAGTACATCGCTCAGTGGGTTCATAGAGGCCTACACTGGCAAAGAGTCGGAGGCGGAGTATGGCTGGCTTAAAACGCTGGCGGCGTACAATATTAACATTGTGTGTCTGGGACTCCATGCGGATCACTATTTTACGCGTGGTCTAACTGTGTACCAGCAACTGCTTGACGTTGCCCATTTGAAGG gtcAGCTCTTTACGACGAAGCCGGTCAAACAACTAGTCGATGGGGCTAGTAATGGAGGCGAAGCTCCGAGTACTGGGAGTCATAAAAGTGAATTGGGGCGCACTACTGTTTTTGAGCTAGTGGAGCGGCTATGCGAAAGTAGCTACAAGTCCACAGAGGTTACCCTAAAATGTGGCAGCTATTTTCGAATGGAAACTCCTGTACTTCTCTGGCCACCGACGTCACATGAGCCCAAGTTGTGTCACATTGAACCAATCATCGAAGTCCGCGGATTTCTAGCCCTTTCGGACATTGGTTCGCCGGCAATACTAAGTCGCCACTGGGTTCTGCCCAAATTTGAACGCGAAAAGCCAACTAGTCGTCGATCGGGTAGCATGGCTGCTGTGGCCAAGCCCCCGAAATTGGATATTAATAATCCGAATTATGAGATGGAGAAACTGGAACAGGACATTCGCGATTTCTACGCGAAAGATTCAAAAGAGGCGGATGCAGGAGAAAGCGGTGACGACGCTGATGTTACCATTGTGCTTAAGCACAGCTCTGGACCCCTACAGATGGAACAGCAGAAAGAATCATTCTGTGTTTTACTGCATGGTGCCCTTAAAATGGAGAACATGGCCGCCTTGGTGCAGTTGGCTGATAAATGGTATGGCTTCATTTATGCATTTAATGATGCAAAGAAGAAATCAAATTTGATGCTAAACATTCTTCCTCCGGGCACCAATGTTATACCATGGTTGGGTGATCTGGAACTTCTTGGATTTACCGAAGATCTAGCTCCGGGCGAAACTGCCAGTTTTCCGGTACGCGCTGAGCGACGTTCCTATTCCCAGAGTAGTGTTGTGTGGATACGACAGGCAAGTCTGCAATCGGATGTGCAAAAAGTTTTGCGGCATGCCAAGAAAATGCCCGATAAAACTCAGCATTTCTATAAAGAACTGAATCGCATAAGGCGTGCTGCTTTGGCTTTGGGTTTCGTTGAATTGCTCGAAGCTCTGGCAATGCTATTAGAAAAGGAATTCGCCCATCTTAGCCTCAACGGGGCCAGCAGTGAGTGCACTATGCAACTGCAGCATGCTGCCACCGAATTAAGAAAGACTTCGAATCGTGATATCAAATCCACTATAGCGCCGCTTCAAAAAGTGGGAACCGGTGACAGTAGTAGTGGAACAAGTGCGTCCACATCTACGCCTGGTTATTTGTATTAA
- the LOC6637540 gene encoding uncharacterized protein LOC6637540 — translation MGPELPTDPGELDQFSTPAIPHPGETETDDSDDAYNGYEPLAMEDEPQAAASAVPTSPEDDDKNIDLTTAKVTHGDPNMPPIEPVDTEIERQVWNEPRPRELEIELDKTKTDQILSAMSKITLPNITVPDWAKGVPEESWKQELLDRIQNRQQQQKKDAFPSSSSSTSK, via the exons aTGGGTCCAGAATTACCTACTGATCCCGGAGAACTGGATCAATTCTCTACGCCTGCCATTCCCCATCCTGGCGAGACAGAGACCGATGACAGTGACGATGCCTATAATGGATACGAACCCCTGGCAATGGAAGACGAGCCTCAAGCGGCAGCATCTGCAGTTCCCACTTCACCTGAAGATGACGACAAAAATATTGATTTGACCACAGCGAAAGTGACACATGGGGATCCCAATATGCCGCCCATTGAACCTGTCGACACCGAAATCGAACGTCAAGTGTGGAACGAGCCTCGTCCAAGAGAACTTGAAATTGAGCtcgataaaacaaaaaccgatCAG ATTCTGAGTGCCATGTCAAAGATTACATTACCGAATATAACAGTGCCCGATTGGGCCAAGGGTGTACCAGAAGAAAGTTGGAAACAGGAGCTGCTTGATCGCATACAAAacaggcaacagcagcagaaaaaAGATGCATTCccctcttcctcctcctcaACCAGTaaatag
- the LOC6651857 gene encoding phospholipase A-2-activating protein produces MEPSLDNYKLSCELLGHSMDVRAVAAGAVTPLGGQVILSGSRDKSTKLWKPSGNEYIESVTLQDHKNFISFIYYLAKEQWICTASNDATICIYKEDESLIPLLTLKGHESTVCTVAGALKPRSLISGSWDKTARVWTIGETGEVTFITLQGHEAAVWAVATLYDQSKYVTAGADKCIYYWNESGDKLRLLKGHTDCVRSLISLPANSLLSCGNDAVLRFWNEDGECVRQLNGHTNYIYAMATNEALGEHIVVSCGEDSTLRMWNVITGKELGAPILHPAISVWSVTCLQNGDIVTGCSDGIVRVFSQDPARQANKILRQAFDLAVATRKSEMNEEIGGIKKTDLPGPEALLSNGTRDGQTKMVRYPDGSVKCYSWELGKWNLVGDVTGATGGTQTSSGKKLHEGKEYDYVFSVDISDTEPPIKLPYNRGEDPWQAAQSFIHKNNLPQAYLDQVANFIVKNSENSTVVTQQTSTGYQDPFTGGSRYVPGSSNTNLGGGGNMDPFTGASSYSTTSSSSAQPKIDVNFVRSGDKHFPVTSYRTFDTCDANKVLEKMREFNNKLTLAEGKVGEELLLAVVKLADQSPELDLTSLDALMLLLKWPAGMLFPVIDVVRLAVRNEAIFSALNTSHNFLNTVLPHLSGSAANQLMVVRCLANALTHQSGRQQIETLFPKIIELVGGIRAGSPNLQIAVSTFYLNVTIAQTMGRTNPDICHAVTTGVVELFKWAKDLESCYRSVVAIGNLTTTSCGQETIAQVVSVDYVMDKLRELTNTPQGENFSKLNSAGQALLAAF; encoded by the exons ATGGAGCCTTCTTTGGACAATTACAAGCTGAGCTGTGAACTTTTAGGACACAGCATGGATGTTCGGGCGGTGGCAGCTGGAGCTGTCACACCTTTAGGAGGGCAAGTAATTCTGTCTGGGTCGCGCGATAAAAGTACCAAACTATGGAAGCCAAGCGG AAACGAGTATATTGAGAGTGTAACTCTACAGGATCATAAAAATTTTATCTCATTTATTTACTACCTCGCAAAGGAACAATGGATTTGCACGGCCAGCAACGATGCCACCATTTGTATTTACAAAGAAGACGAAAGCTTAATTCCCCTTCTCACGCTAAAGGGTCACGAATCGACGGTATGTACTGTAGCAGGTGCATTGAAACCGAGAAGCCTCATAAGCGGCAGTTGGGATAAAACAGCGCGCGTCTGGACTATTGGCGAAACCGGCGAAGTGACATTTATTACGCTTCAGGGGCATGAAGCGGCTGTCTGGGCAGTAGCCACACTGTATGACCAATCGAAGTATGTTACAGCCGGGGCCGACAAGTGCATTTACTATTGGAATGAAAGTGGCGACAAATTAAGACTGCTCAAGGGACACACAGACTGTGTACGCTCTCTAATTTCACTGCCGGCAAATTCATTGCTCTCCTGCGGCAATGATGCTGTCTTACGCTTCTGGAACGAGGACGGCGAGTGTGTGCGTCAATTGAATGGCCACACCAACTATATCTACGCCATGGCTACTAATGAGGCTCTCGGTGAGCATATTGTGGTTTCATGCGGAGAGGATAGTACGCTACGCATGTGGAATGTCATTACTGGGAAGGAACTTGGTGCGCCCATCTTACATCCAGCTATTTCGGTGTGGTCGGTAACCTGTCTGCAAAACGGGGACATTGTAACTGGCTGCAGCGATGGCATTGTCCGAGTGTTTAGCCAGGATCCAGCTCGTCAGGCCAATAAGATCCTAAGACAAGCCTTTGATCTAGCCGTAGCCACAAGAAAATCGGAAATGAACGAAGAAATCGGAGGCATTAAAAAGACAGA tCTTCCGGGTCCTGAAGCCTTGCTTTCAAATGGTACACGCGATGGTCAAACGAAAATGGTGAGGTATCCCGATGGTTCTGTCAAATGCTACAGCTGGGAGTTGGGAAAATGGAATCTAGTGGGTGATGTTACCGGTGCCACTGGCGGAACACAAACTAGTTCGGGCAAGAAACTGCATGAGGGCAAGGAATATGATTATGTCTTTAGTGTCGACATATCCGATACGGAGCCACCCATTAAGTTGCCTTACAATCGCGGCGAAGATCCTTGGCAAGCAGCCCAATCCTTTATTCACAAAAATAATCTACCACAAGCCTATTTGGATCAGGTGGCAAATTTCATAGTGAAGAATTCGGAAAATTCTACGGTGGTGACGCAACAAACATCAACCGGTTATCAGGACCCATTTACAGGTGGTTCACGGTATGTGCCCGGCTCTAGTAATACGAATCTCGGTGGCGGTGGAAATATGGATCCATTTACCGGAGCTTCGAGCTATTCAacaacaagcagcagcagcgcccAGCCCAAAATCGATGTAAATTTTGTACGATCCGGCGATAAGCATTTTCCGGTCACCAGCTATCGTACTTTTGACACTTGCGATGCCAACAAAGTGCTAGAGAAAATGAG AGAGTTCAACAATAAACTTACTCTCGCGGAGGGCAAAGTGGGCGAAGAACTATTGCTGGCAGTCGTTAAACTTGCAGATCAATCTCCTGAATTGGACTTGACTTCTCTTGACGCTTTGATGTTGCTACTTAAATGGCCAGCTGGAATGCTGTTTCCAGTTATTGATGTTGTACGCTTGGCTGTACGCAACGAGGCTATCTTTAGTGCTCTCAATACCAGTCACAATTTCCTGAATACCGTGCTGCCGCACTTAAGTGGATCGGCTGCCAATCAATTGATGGTTGTACGATGCCTGGCTAATGCCTTGACCCATCAATCTGGACGTCAGCAGATCGAAACTTTGTTCCCAAAAATTATCGAGCTTGTAGGCGGTATTCGGGCTGGAAGCCCCAATCTACAGATTGCCGTTTCCACTTTCTATCTGAATGTAACAATTGCTCAGACCATGGGTCGGACAAATCCAGATATATGTCATGCCGTAACCACCGGAGTTGTAGAGTTGTTTAAATGGGCAAAGGATTTAGAGTCCTGTTATCGTTCGGTGGTTGCCATTGGCAATTTAACCACAACATCATGCGGCCAGGAAACCATTGCACAGGTTGTCTCTGTGGACTATGTAATGGATAAATTACGTGAGTTGACCAACACACCTCAAGGCGAGAATTTTAGCAAGCTTAACTCGGCAGGACAGGCTCTATTGGCTGCATTTTGA